Proteins from a single region of Fusobacterium gonidiaformans ATCC 25563:
- a CDS encoding penicillin-binding protein, with translation MKKNRFHSRLTGIMYFVCILFMLIGLRLCQVQIAQKGKYSSSILKQVQGKDEEIGERGNILDRNGKQLAFNKRQYMVIIDPSKIHINEDQFLKNLQEIADKKILDLDATFFEKLEKEFEANKKYKVIAKKIDDVTREKIKECLSKIPEERKYLFFKKEIEREYYRKDIYETLVGMVRFTKNSKEKKQGVFGLESRYERYLAGKTLSRDKYYSRDKKKVLPTSMEWMYTNLNGNNIYLTIDNEINYILNDEIKAQYDALNAEEAYGVIMDPKNGKILGISTYTRNPKDLRNQVFQNQYEPGSIFKPIIVASALDEGLIQKNSTFNVGNGSIVKYRHTIRESSRSTTGILTTTEVIKKSSNVGMVLIGDYFTEEQFEKSLRKFGLYEKTGVDFPNEIKPYTTSHEKWDKLKKSNMAFGQGITVTPIQMITAFSAVVNGGKLFRPYLVEKVVDDDGVVLRRNVPKVVRQVIKPEVSDMLVGMLEETVANGTGSRAKVEGYRVGGKTGTAQLSSNGRYLAHQYLASFVGFFPVENPQYVILVMILKPQAESVFGRYGGTASAPVVGNIIRRISKIKNVSSQEVSKIISSNKEIVDEKQDLVLGESMPDLKGLSPKEVMNLFQTTNYDIHIVGTGLVVRQEPAAGKSLEDVDKIEVILE, from the coding sequence ATGAAGAAGAATCGATTTCACAGTCGTCTAACAGGAATCATGTATTTCGTCTGTATATTATTTATGCTCATTGGTTTACGACTGTGTCAAGTACAAATAGCACAGAAAGGGAAATATAGTTCTAGTATTTTAAAGCAAGTTCAAGGAAAAGATGAAGAAATTGGAGAAAGAGGAAATATACTGGACAGAAACGGAAAGCAATTGGCTTTTAATAAAAGACAGTATATGGTTATTATTGATCCAAGTAAAATTCATATCAATGAAGATCAATTTTTAAAGAATCTCCAAGAAATTGCAGATAAAAAAATTTTAGATTTAGATGCTACTTTTTTTGAGAAACTGGAAAAAGAATTTGAAGCTAATAAGAAATATAAAGTCATTGCAAAAAAAATAGATGATGTTACCAGAGAAAAAATTAAAGAATGTCTTTCAAAAATACCGGAAGAACGAAAGTATCTTTTCTTCAAGAAAGAAATCGAAAGAGAATATTATCGGAAAGACATTTATGAGACCTTAGTCGGAATGGTCCGATTTACAAAGAATTCAAAGGAAAAAAAGCAAGGGGTTTTCGGATTGGAAAGTCGTTATGAAAGATACTTAGCCGGAAAAACCTTGAGTAGGGATAAATATTATTCTCGGGATAAAAAGAAAGTATTACCGACTTCTATGGAATGGATGTATACCAATTTAAACGGAAATAATATTTATTTGACCATAGATAATGAAATCAATTACATTTTGAATGATGAAATAAAAGCTCAATATGATGCTTTAAACGCAGAGGAAGCATATGGGGTCATTATGGATCCTAAGAATGGAAAAATTTTAGGAATTTCTACTTATACTAGAAATCCAAAGGACCTTAGAAATCAGGTGTTTCAAAATCAATATGAACCGGGATCTATTTTTAAGCCCATTATTGTTGCTTCTGCTTTAGATGAAGGTTTGATTCAAAAGAATAGTACTTTTAATGTAGGGAATGGAAGTATTGTCAAATATCGTCATACCATTCGAGAAAGTAGTAGATCGACAACAGGAATCTTAACAACAACAGAAGTAATCAAAAAATCAAGTAACGTAGGAATGGTTTTAATTGGAGATTATTTCACAGAAGAACAATTTGAAAAATCTTTAAGGAAATTTGGGTTATATGAAAAAACGGGAGTCGATTTTCCGAATGAGATTAAACCGTATACAACATCACATGAAAAGTGGGATAAATTAAAGAAAAGTAATATGGCATTCGGACAAGGAATTACAGTAACTCCTATTCAAATGATTACTGCCTTTTCTGCTGTTGTAAATGGGGGGAAATTATTTCGACCTTATCTGGTAGAAAAAGTGGTGGATGATGATGGCGTTGTTTTGCGAAGAAATGTACCGAAAGTAGTTCGACAAGTTATAAAGCCAGAAGTTTCAGACATGTTAGTAGGAATGTTGGAAGAAACCGTAGCAAATGGAACGGGATCAAGAGCAAAAGTAGAAGGTTATCGTGTCGGAGGGAAAACAGGAACGGCACAATTAAGTAGTAATGGGCGTTACTTGGCTCATCAATATTTAGCTTCTTTCGTTGGATTTTTCCCAGTGGAAAATCCGCAGTATGTTATTTTGGTCATGATTTTAAAACCGCAGGCAGAGTCTGTCTTTGGAAGATATGGAGGAACAGCTTCTGCTCCTGTCGTTGGAAATATTATTCGTCGAATTAGTAAGATTAAAAATGTATCGTCACAAGAAGTTTCAAAAATTATTTCTTCAAATAAAGAAATCGTAGATGAAAAACAGGACTTAGTATTAGGAGAAAGTATGCCTGATTTAAAAGGCTTAAGTCCTAAAGAAGTCATGAATTTATTTCAAACAACGAATTATGATATTCATATTGTAGGGACCGGTTTGGTAGTTCGACAAGAACCGGCAGCCGGAAAGTCATTAGAAGATGTTGATAAAATTGAGGTTATTTTAGAATGA
- a CDS encoding YihY/virulence factor BrkB family protein, producing the protein MTREDFHEIYSGVGTSIKHALWKYKEANSNLWVTSLCYYTVLSMIPIFAILFSIGTWLGLGEYLLKQIDNHSPIKGEAIQLLLTFTDNLLTNARSGVLAGLGFLFLIWSLISMFSIVEKAFNDIWDIDATRSFVRKISDYLTFFILLPTLILVSNASSLLIQNDFLSKILPYFSVLLFFMALFMVMPNTEVKWLPAFVASFFTSVMFSIFQYAFIYLQVLINAYNMIYGSFSVIFIFLIWLRIAWFLIILGAHLSYLLQNRDINLYCDSLSIDEINFQSKFSLAVHLLAVMVRRYQKEESLVTRAELTARFHNVIAIDGVLRILKKGNFILEGKNEKQEKVYSLAKNIEKTRLEEVYFVISSYGKMIEDIEYEIISAKRLQTRLCELGGYEEKE; encoded by the coding sequence ATGACAAGAGAAGACTTTCATGAAATATATTCTGGTGTAGGAACATCAATTAAACATGCACTTTGGAAATATAAAGAAGCAAATTCAAATTTATGGGTAACTTCTCTTTGTTATTATACAGTCTTGTCTATGATTCCAATCTTTGCAATTTTATTCAGTATTGGGACTTGGCTGGGATTAGGAGAATATTTATTAAAGCAGATCGATAACCATTCTCCGATTAAAGGGGAAGCTATTCAATTATTATTAACCTTTACGGATAATTTGCTAACAAATGCTAGAAGCGGAGTTTTAGCAGGCTTAGGTTTTTTATTTTTAATTTGGTCTTTAATATCTATGTTCTCTATTGTAGAGAAAGCTTTTAATGATATTTGGGATATTGATGCAACGAGAAGTTTTGTGAGAAAGATTAGTGATTATTTAACTTTTTTTATTTTACTTCCTACACTAATTTTAGTCTCGAATGCTTCTTCTTTGTTAATACAAAATGATTTTTTATCTAAAATTTTACCATATTTTTCTGTGTTACTATTTTTTATGGCACTTTTTATGGTAATGCCAAATACAGAAGTGAAATGGCTACCTGCCTTTGTTGCCAGTTTTTTTACTTCCGTAATGTTTTCTATCTTTCAGTATGCTTTCATTTACTTACAAGTATTGATCAATGCCTACAATATGATTTATGGAAGTTTTTCTGTTATTTTTATTTTCTTGATTTGGCTTCGGATTGCTTGGTTTTTAATTATTTTGGGAGCTCATCTTTCTTATTTATTACAAAATAGAGACATAAACTTATATTGTGACAGCTTAAGTATTGATGAAATCAACTTTCAATCTAAATTTTCTTTGGCTGTACATCTTTTGGCAGTAATGGTTAGAAGATATCAGAAGGAAGAAAGTTTAGTCACCAGAGCGGAATTAACAGCTAGATTTCATAATGTAATTGCCATTGATGGTGTACTACGAATTTTAAAAAAGGGAAATTTTATTTTAGAAGGAAAGAATGAAAAACAAGAAAAAGTATATTCTCTTGCCAAAAATATAGAAAAGACAAGATTGGAAGAAGTTTATTTTGTCATTTCTTCCTATGGAAAAATGATTGAAGATATAGAATATGAAATTATTTCAGCGAAGAGATTGCAAACTCGTTTATGTGAATTAGGGGGATATGAAGAGAAGGAATGA
- a CDS encoding aminotransferase class I/II-fold pyridoxal phosphate-dependent enzyme: MKLTEMQEELNQFEQEGRLRKVETKPANMTNFSSNDYLSLAGQIPLRQKFYEEYPCLALSSSSSRLIDGSYSIVMDLEKKLEEIYGKSALCFNSGFDANSSVIETIFPKKSLILTDRLNHASIYDGIIASNSKFLRYSHLDMKALEKLLKKYQNDYEDIVIISESIYSMDGDCADLEALVSLKKQYNAQLMIDEAHSYGVYGYGIAYEKKLVSEIDYLILPLGKGGASMGAFVLCDEVAKKYLINRSRKFIYSTALPPITHAWNYYVLTHMQDFQEEQEALFRKEKLLYQLLQEEKIATTSSTHIVSIVIGNNEKANALSKALFQKGFLIQAIKEPTVPKNMARLRLSLTSAIPEEEIKRFVKELRHEMDILF; the protein is encoded by the coding sequence ATGAAATTGACAGAAATGCAAGAAGAATTAAATCAATTTGAACAAGAAGGAAGATTACGAAAAGTAGAAACCAAACCTGCTAATATGACCAATTTCTCTTCCAATGACTATCTATCCTTGGCAGGACAAATTCCATTGCGACAAAAATTTTATGAAGAGTATCCTTGCTTAGCGTTATCCTCTTCTTCATCTCGCTTGATTGACGGATCGTATTCTATCGTCATGGACTTAGAAAAAAAGCTGGAAGAAATCTATGGAAAGTCTGCTCTTTGTTTTAATTCCGGTTTCGATGCAAATTCTTCTGTGATTGAAACAATTTTTCCTAAAAAAAGTTTAATTTTAACAGATCGTCTGAATCATGCAAGTATCTATGATGGAATTATCGCATCGAATTCTAAATTTTTACGTTATTCTCACTTAGATATGAAAGCTCTGGAAAAATTATTAAAAAAATATCAAAATGATTACGAAGATATTGTTATCATTTCAGAATCTATTTATAGTATGGATGGAGATTGTGCAGACTTAGAAGCATTAGTTTCCTTAAAAAAACAATATAATGCACAACTGATGATTGATGAAGCACATTCTTATGGAGTCTATGGTTACGGAATTGCCTATGAAAAGAAATTAGTCTCCGAGATTGACTACCTAATCCTTCCCTTAGGAAAAGGGGGAGCCTCTATGGGAGCTTTTGTCCTTTGCGATGAGGTCGCAAAAAAATATTTAATCAATCGAAGCCGAAAGTTTATTTATTCTACGGCTTTACCGCCGATTACTCATGCTTGGAATTACTATGTTCTAACTCATATGCAAGACTTTCAAGAAGAACAAGAAGCCTTGTTCCGAAAAGAAAAATTACTTTATCAATTATTACAAGAAGAAAAGATAGCTACAACATCAAGCACACATATTGTAAGCATCGTCATTGGAAACAATGAGAAAGCCAATGCTTTATCTAAAGCATTATTCCAAAAGGGCTTTTTGATTCAAGCTATTAAAGAACCAACCGTACCTAAAAATATGGCAAGACTACGTTTAAGCCTTACTTCTGCTATTCCAGAAGAAGAAATCAAACGTTTTGTAAAGGAGCTTCGTCATGAGATGGATATTCTTTTTTAA
- a CDS encoding methyltransferase domain-containing protein: MTFEKHFNSYEENAIVQKKVAKHLASFFTNILNPPKTILEIGCGTGIFSRELVSYFPNASLSLNDIFDTSAFFDNISYEKFIVHNAETMSLDSYDLISSSGCFQWFTDLQTFLEKLSSHTNCLVFSMFLEDNLKEIKDHFQITLAYPSVSETIHTLRKHYSKVEYQEEIFEIDFPTPLAALRHLQATGVTGIGETNIRKIRSYPHKKLTYRVGYFKAERAN; this comes from the coding sequence ATGACCTTTGAGAAACATTTTAACAGCTATGAAGAAAATGCAATTGTACAAAAAAAAGTAGCCAAACATTTGGCCTCCTTTTTCACAAATATTCTGAATCCTCCCAAAACCATTTTAGAAATAGGTTGTGGAACAGGAATTTTTTCTCGTGAGTTAGTAAGCTATTTTCCAAATGCTTCTTTAAGTTTAAATGATATTTTTGATACTTCCGCTTTCTTTGATAACATTTCTTATGAGAAATTTATTGTACACAATGCAGAAACAATGTCCTTAGATTCTTATGATTTAATTAGTTCTAGTGGATGCTTCCAGTGGTTTACAGATTTACAAACTTTTTTAGAGAAACTTTCTTCTCATACAAATTGCTTGGTCTTTTCGATGTTCTTAGAAGATAATTTAAAAGAAATCAAGGATCATTTCCAAATTACCCTAGCTTATCCAAGTGTTTCCGAAACAATACACACATTAAGAAAACACTATTCAAAGGTAGAGTATCAAGAAGAAATTTTTGAGATTGACTTTCCAACTCCCTTAGCTGCTTTACGTCACTTACAAGCAACCGGAGTTACAGGAATCGGAGAAACCAATATTCGTAAAATTCGTTCCTATCCTCATAAAAAATTAACTTATCGTGTAGGATATTTTAAAGCAGAAAGAGCTAACTAG
- the hutG gene encoding formimidoylglutamase → MYWTGRCDGEEADVLRIHQVVKKMTLDELMEQKVEEKKICFVSFNSEEGIRRNFGRLGAAEGWIHLKKAFANFPVFDPDIHFYDLKTPIDVVNGDLEAAQYELSMTVSMLKNKNFLVVCLGGGHDIAYGTYNGILKYAQSKELDPKIGIISFDAHFDMRSYEKGASSGTMFLQIADDCEREGRVFDYNVIGIQKFSNTKRLFDTAKHFGVNYYLAEDISKLNEFNIDPIIKRNDHIHLTLCTDVFHITCAPGVSAPQSFGIMPDEAMRLLNIISSHTKDLTIDVAEISPKFDFDDRTSRLMANLIYQTILNHFEVSFK, encoded by the coding sequence ATGTATTGGACAGGTCGTTGTGATGGAGAAGAAGCAGATGTCCTTCGTATTCATCAAGTTGTAAAAAAAATGACATTGGACGAATTGATGGAACAAAAAGTAGAGGAAAAGAAAATATGCTTTGTCAGTTTCAATTCAGAGGAGGGAATTCGTAGAAACTTCGGTCGTTTAGGAGCTGCTGAAGGATGGATTCATTTAAAGAAGGCCTTTGCAAATTTTCCGGTTTTTGATCCTGACATTCATTTTTATGATTTAAAAACTCCCATCGATGTTGTCAATGGAGATTTAGAAGCAGCACAATATGAATTATCGATGACTGTTTCAATGTTAAAAAATAAAAATTTTCTTGTGGTTTGCTTAGGTGGAGGACATGACATTGCTTATGGAACTTACAATGGAATTTTAAAATATGCTCAAAGCAAGGAATTAGATCCTAAAATTGGAATCATTAGTTTTGATGCCCATTTCGATATGCGTTCTTATGAAAAAGGAGCAAGCTCCGGAACTATGTTTCTACAAATTGCTGATGATTGTGAAAGAGAAGGAAGAGTATTCGACTACAATGTCATAGGGATTCAAAAATTCTCAAATACAAAAAGACTTTTTGATACTGCAAAACACTTTGGTGTGAACTATTATTTAGCAGAAGATATTAGCAAATTGAATGAATTTAATATAGATCCCATCATCAAAAGAAATGATCATATTCATTTAACTCTTTGCACTGATGTCTTTCATATTACCTGTGCTCCGGGAGTAAGTGCTCCACAATCTTTTGGAATTATGCCGGATGAAGCGATGAGACTTTTGAACATCATCAGCAGCCATACAAAAGATTTAACCATTGACGTGGCAGAAATTAGTCCAAAATTTGACTTTGATGACAGAACTTCTCGTTTAATGGCAAATTTAATCTACCAAACGATTCTAAATCATTTCGAAGTTAGTTTTAAATAA
- a CDS encoding AAA family ATPase: MKQLPIGVSDFRDLIVGNYYFIDKSAFIQEIVRDGAKVKLFTRPRRFGKTLNVSMLKYFFDITNAEENKKLFQGLSIESSPYFKEQGKCPVIYLSLKDIKEANWQDCNRRMRKLLSDLFDEYKYLRDSLDQRDLKNFDAIWMEELNGNYFDALKDLSKYLSRYHQKKVVILLDEYDTPIVSAYENGYYQEAIIFFRTFYSAALKDNLFLELGVMTGILRVAKEGIFSGLNNLAVYSILNERYSSCFGLTEIEVQEALEYYQLEYNLQEVKKWYDGYCFGNVEIYNPWSIINYISNRKVGAYWVGTSNNVLVYDLLEKSGNDIFEDLQLVFQGESLFKTLDYSFSFQDMTNPNEIWQLLVHSGYLKVQRIDEGEKYAISIPNLEIYSFFEKSFLNRFLGGIDLFQEMISELKRGNIVFFERKLQSILLHSMSYHDISTHEKYYHNLVLGMLLSLTKEYHIHSNQESGYGRYDLILEPKQNDKMAYIFEFKVAKTEEDLEKKAEEALQQIAEREYYIELQKRGILHILTLGIAFYGKKLKVKVK, from the coding sequence ATGAAACAATTACCAATTGGAGTAAGTGATTTTAGAGATTTGATAGTAGGGAATTATTACTTCATAGATAAGAGTGCTTTTATTCAAGAAATAGTAAGAGATGGGGCAAAAGTAAAATTATTTACTCGTCCACGTAGATTTGGAAAAACCTTAAATGTGTCCATGCTAAAATATTTTTTTGACATCACAAATGCTGAAGAAAATAAGAAATTATTTCAAGGATTAAGTATAGAGTCTTCTCCATATTTTAAAGAACAAGGAAAGTGCCCTGTGATATATCTTTCTTTAAAAGACATCAAAGAAGCAAATTGGCAAGATTGTAATAGAAGAATGAGGAAATTACTCTCTGATTTATTTGATGAGTATAAGTATTTGAGGGATAGTTTAGATCAAAGAGATTTAAAGAATTTTGATGCGATTTGGATGGAAGAATTGAATGGAAATTATTTTGATGCTTTAAAAGATTTAAGTAAGTATCTATCTCGTTATCATCAAAAAAAAGTAGTGATTTTGTTAGATGAGTACGATACTCCAATAGTGTCAGCTTATGAGAATGGATACTACCAGGAAGCGATTATTTTTTTCCGTACTTTTTATAGTGCTGCATTAAAAGATAATCTTTTTTTAGAGCTGGGAGTTATGACAGGAATTTTAAGAGTAGCGAAAGAAGGAATTTTTTCAGGATTAAATAATTTAGCTGTTTATAGTATTTTGAATGAGAGATATAGCTCTTGTTTTGGATTAACAGAAATAGAGGTTCAAGAAGCATTAGAATACTATCAATTGGAGTATAATTTACAAGAAGTCAAAAAGTGGTATGATGGATATTGCTTTGGAAATGTGGAAATATATAATCCATGGTCTATCATCAATTATATCTCTAATCGTAAAGTGGGAGCTTATTGGGTGGGAACCTCAAATAATGTTTTAGTTTATGATTTGTTGGAAAAGTCAGGAAATGATATTTTTGAGGATTTACAGTTGGTATTCCAAGGGGAATCACTTTTCAAAACATTGGATTATAGTTTTAGTTTTCAAGATATGACAAACCCAAATGAAATCTGGCAATTATTAGTTCATAGTGGGTATTTAAAGGTACAAAGAATAGATGAAGGGGAAAAATATGCCATAAGTATTCCAAATTTAGAAATTTACAGTTTTTTTGAAAAAAGTTTTTTAAATCGTTTTTTAGGTGGCATTGACTTGTTTCAAGAGATGATTTCAGAACTGAAAAGAGGGAATATTGTATTCTTTGAAAGAAAATTACAAAGTATTTTGTTGCATAGTATGAGTTATCATGATATTAGTACTCATGAAAAGTATTATCACAATTTAGTACTAGGAATGTTGCTATCTTTGACCAAAGAATATCATATTCATTCCAATCAAGAAAGTGGTTATGGGCGATATGATTTGATATTAGAGCCAAAACAAAATGATAAGATGGCTTATATCTTTGAATTCAAAGTGGCAAAAACAGAGGAAGACTTAGAAAAGAAAGCAGAAGAGGCTTTACAACAAATAGCAGAGAGAGAATATTATATAGAGTTACAAAAAAGAGGTATCCTTCATATTCTAACGTTAGGGATTGCTTTTTATGGAAAGAAACTAAAAGTAAAAGTGAAATAA
- a CDS encoding pimeloyl-ACP methyl esterase BioG family protein → MRWIFFFNGWGMTEDAFPHLSLEQVEVINYPYDIQEIKDLLEHHKNDTLYAVAWSFGAYYFSKLPKEIQNHFHKKIAINGLPETLGSYGILPKMCKFTLENLTPESLRSFYKNMDFHGNISKKFADIQEELAFFYENYQKPENPFDFAWIGENDRIFSAKKLIRYYEKERVPYQCFFGGHYPFHFFQNFFELLGDTKNDL, encoded by the coding sequence ATGAGATGGATATTCTTTTTTAATGGCTGGGGAATGACAGAAGATGCCTTTCCTCATCTTTCTCTAGAGCAGGTAGAAGTGATTAACTATCCTTATGATATACAAGAAATAAAAGATTTATTAGAACACCATAAAAATGACACTCTCTATGCTGTCGCTTGGTCCTTTGGAGCTTACTATTTTTCCAAATTACCAAAAGAAATACAAAATCATTTTCATAAAAAAATTGCTATCAATGGCCTTCCTGAAACCTTAGGCTCTTATGGAATTTTGCCAAAGATGTGCAAGTTTACTTTAGAGAATTTAACGCCGGAAAGCCTACGATCTTTCTATAAAAATATGGATTTTCATGGAAATATTTCCAAAAAATTTGCTGATATTCAAGAAGAATTAGCTTTCTTTTATGAGAATTATCAAAAACCAGAAAATCCTTTTGACTTTGCTTGGATTGGAGAAAATGATAGAATTTTCTCTGCAAAAAAACTGATACGATACTATGAAAAAGAAAGAGTTCCTTATCAATGCTTTTTCGGGGGACACTATCCTTTTCATTTTTTCCAAAACTTTTTCGAACTATTAGGAGATACCAAAAATGACCTTTGA
- the aroB gene encoding 3-dehydroquinate synthase, whose translation MKEILIHTKTDRYPILIGSNFLTKLHSFTQKYDKILFLTNDTLFSHYSNLYKEKIASSKTEYYVLPDGEQYKNLDFIQKIYNVMIEKHFSRKSCILCFGGGVVCDMGGFVAASFMRGIDFIQIPTSLLAQVDASIGGKVAVNHPFGKNLIGFFYSPKAVLIDVSLLHSLHEVQFQSGMSEVIKHSILCPNDAYSDFLVKNQKEIQEKEEATLISLIEQSCQIKKYYVEEDMQEKGIRAFLNFGHTYAHALENLYHYEHISHGEAVAKGCLLDLFTSYQKGLLPLEYFEKIKNLFDDYSIDSTPVLFPFQTLWEAMEQDKKNAFSKINTVYLKKQENKKEFLLQELDKQATQGYLSQENHYETKAVIDIGTNSCRLYIAEWSPKEHKIIKHLYQEVQIVQLGEKVNETKFLQESAIKRTLDCLIHYQNIIKQYACSTIYCFATSATRDAHNREYFIQKVLKNIGIQIHCIPGETEAEYNFRGVSLAIDGQILIVDIGGGSTEFTLGNHGEILFSKSLNIGAVRATELFFQEENYSFKNIQNCKHWILEQLKEIETIRQKDFVLIGVAGTATTQVSVAKKMKNYTRELVHLSEISNSQLEQNLSLFLSKSLEERKKIIGLEAKRANVIIAGTIILQTIFQYLGKETMTISEFDNLMGAMIL comes from the coding sequence ATGAAAGAAATTTTAATTCACACAAAAACAGATAGGTATCCTATTTTGATTGGTTCCAATTTTCTAACAAAATTACATTCTTTTACTCAAAAATATGATAAAATTTTGTTTTTAACTAATGATACACTTTTTTCACATTATTCTAATCTTTACAAAGAGAAGATTGCCTCTTCTAAAACAGAATACTATGTACTCCCCGATGGAGAACAATATAAAAATTTAGATTTTATCCAAAAAATTTACAATGTTATGATAGAAAAACATTTTTCTCGAAAATCTTGTATCCTATGCTTTGGTGGAGGAGTTGTCTGTGATATGGGTGGCTTTGTCGCTGCAAGTTTTATGCGTGGAATTGATTTTATTCAAATTCCTACTTCCTTACTTGCTCAAGTAGATGCCAGTATTGGAGGAAAAGTTGCTGTAAACCATCCTTTCGGTAAGAATCTAATTGGATTCTTTTATAGTCCGAAAGCTGTCTTGATTGACGTCAGCTTATTACACAGCTTACATGAAGTCCAATTTCAATCCGGAATGTCAGAAGTCATCAAACATTCTATCTTATGTCCCAATGATGCTTATTCTGATTTCTTAGTGAAAAACCAAAAAGAAATCCAAGAGAAAGAAGAGGCTACTCTTATTTCTTTGATAGAACAATCCTGTCAGATCAAAAAATACTATGTAGAAGAAGATATGCAAGAAAAAGGAATTCGAGCTTTCTTAAATTTTGGTCATACCTATGCTCATGCCTTAGAAAATTTATACCATTATGAACATATTTCTCATGGCGAAGCCGTAGCAAAAGGTTGTCTCTTAGATCTTTTTACTTCTTATCAAAAAGGCTTACTTCCTTTGGAATATTTTGAAAAAATTAAAAATCTTTTTGATGACTATTCCATTGATAGCACTCCTGTCCTTTTCCCTTTCCAAACTTTATGGGAAGCCATGGAACAGGATAAAAAAAATGCCTTTTCTAAGATCAACACTGTTTATTTAAAAAAACAGGAAAACAAAAAAGAATTTCTATTGCAAGAGCTTGATAAGCAGGCTACACAAGGATACCTATCTCAAGAAAATCATTATGAAACAAAAGCGGTGATTGACATCGGCACCAATTCTTGTCGACTTTATATTGCGGAATGGAGCCCAAAAGAGCATAAAATTATCAAACACTTATATCAAGAGGTACAGATTGTGCAACTTGGAGAAAAAGTGAACGAAACAAAATTTTTACAAGAATCTGCAATCAAACGAACTCTTGATTGTCTAATACATTATCAAAATATCATAAAGCAATACGCTTGCTCTACTATCTATTGCTTTGCTACCTCAGCAACAAGAGATGCCCATAACCGAGAATACTTTATTCAAAAAGTCTTAAAAAATATCGGAATTCAAATCCATTGTATCCCAGGAGAAACAGAAGCAGAATACAATTTCCGTGGTGTGAGTTTAGCGATTGATGGACAAATTTTAATCGTGGATATTGGAGGAGGCTCTACCGAATTTACCTTGGGAAATCATGGAGAAATTCTATTTTCTAAAAGTTTAAATATAGGAGCTGTTCGTGCTACTGAGCTATTCTTCCAAGAAGAAAACTATTCTTTCAAAAATATACAAAATTGCAAACATTGGATTTTGGAACAACTAAAAGAAATCGAAACGATAAGGCAGAAAGACTTTGTGCTAATTGGAGTTGCCGGAACAGCTACCACACAAGTATCTGTCGCAAAAAAAATGAAAAACTATACAAGAGAACTTGTACACTTATCTGAAATCTCCAATTCACAATTAGAGCAAAACTTATCGCTATTTCTTTCTAAATCTTTAGAAGAAAGAAAAAAAATAATCGGTTTAGAAGCGAAAAGAGCTAATGTCATCATTGCAGGAACAATTATTTTACAAACAATTTTTCAATATTTAGGAAAAGAGACGATGACAATTTCAGAATTTGATAATTTAATGGGAGCTATGATACTATGA